A portion of the Leifsonia sp. EB41 genome contains these proteins:
- a CDS encoding alkaline phosphatase family protein, protein MLPAAFTTRASLATVMPSSLGALRGEGNDLGLPPLQHVVVVVVDGLGAAALRAREGHARTLASRLGKTTTIDAGFPTTTAAALATLTTGTTPGEHGLVGYRVRDDAGRLTNQLNGWDDRMDPATWQRVETVFERAAADGVASYALGVPAYADSGFTHAVLRGAEFIGGRTMADRFDAAREVLRTPGPALTYLYVAELDQVAHARGWESPRWTAELETLDALVAGLAASLSPGQGVLVTADHGIVDIPESGHVLYDTAPELLEGVAEVAGEPRLLHLYTEEGAPADAVAARWQEVEGGRSWVATRAEAIEAGWFGPSVAPEVAPRIGDVLVAARKRIAYYDSRDPQRTGRSMIGQHGSLTVEETRVPLLRFGAAG, encoded by the coding sequence ATGCTACCGGCCGCGTTCACCACCCGAGCGAGCCTCGCCACGGTAATGCCGAGTTCCCTGGGGGCGCTGCGCGGGGAGGGCAACGACCTCGGGCTGCCTCCGCTGCAGCATGTCGTCGTCGTGGTCGTCGACGGCCTCGGCGCCGCGGCGCTGCGGGCGCGCGAGGGGCACGCCAGGACCCTGGCCTCCCGGCTCGGGAAGACCACGACGATCGACGCCGGCTTCCCGACCACGACGGCCGCCGCTCTGGCGACGCTGACGACCGGCACGACGCCGGGGGAGCACGGCCTGGTCGGCTACCGCGTCCGGGACGACGCGGGCCGGCTGACCAACCAGCTCAACGGCTGGGACGACCGGATGGACCCGGCCACCTGGCAGCGCGTCGAGACGGTCTTCGAGCGTGCGGCTGCCGACGGCGTCGCCTCGTACGCGCTCGGCGTCCCCGCGTACGCGGACTCCGGCTTCACCCACGCTGTGCTCCGCGGGGCGGAGTTCATCGGCGGCCGCACGATGGCCGACCGCTTCGACGCCGCGCGGGAGGTGCTCCGGACGCCCGGTCCCGCGCTCACCTATCTCTACGTCGCCGAGCTCGACCAGGTCGCCCACGCGCGCGGCTGGGAGTCGCCGCGCTGGACGGCCGAGTTGGAGACCCTGGACGCGCTTGTCGCCGGGCTTGCCGCCTCCCTCAGCCCTGGCCAGGGTGTGCTGGTCACCGCCGACCACGGCATCGTCGACATCCCCGAGAGCGGGCATGTGCTCTACGACACCGCCCCCGAGCTGCTGGAGGGCGTCGCGGAGGTCGCGGGCGAGCCGCGGCTGCTGCACCTCTATACAGAGGAGGGCGCGCCCGCGGACGCCGTGGCTGCGCGTTGGCAGGAGGTGGAGGGCGGCCGCTCGTGGGTCGCGACCCGCGCCGAGGCGATCGAGGCGGGCTGGTTCGGCCCGTCCGTCGCGCCGGAGGTCGCGCCGCGCATCGGCGACGTGCTCGTCGCAGCCAGGAAGCGCATCGCCTACTACGACTCGCGCGACCCGCAGCGAACCGGACGCAGCATGATCGGGCAGCACGGCTCGCTCACGGTCGAGGAGACGCGCGTGCCGCTGCTGCGGTTCGGCGCAGCCGGCTAG
- a CDS encoding DUF4193 domain-containing protein: protein MATDYDAPRKTEDDSESIEALKERVPDKMSGVVDVEDADNPGGYELPGADLSDLDLDVVVLPPQADEFTCVSCFLVKHRSQIDHETKLGPICMECAA from the coding sequence ATGGCAACGGATTACGACGCACCGCGGAAGACCGAGGACGACTCCGAGTCGATCGAGGCCCTCAAGGAGCGAGTTCCGGACAAGATGTCTGGTGTCGTCGACGTCGAAGACGCCGACAACCCGGGCGGCTACGAGCTCCCCGGCGCCGACCTGTCGGACCTCGACCTCGACGTCGTGGTGCTGCCTCCCCAGGCGGACGAGTTCACCTGTGTGAGCTGCTTCCTGGTGAAGCACCGCTCGCAGATCGACCACGAGACGAAGCTCGGACCGATCTGCATGGAGTGCGCCGCGTAA
- the sepH gene encoding septation protein SepH has protein sequence MQDLKVIGVENGAIVAVGDDGERFRIAVDDTLQSKIRQVRQQVSAEVPKLSPREIQAHIRSGMSADDVAAVTGAPLDYVQRFEGPIVAEREHVVASALSVPVRTAAEVDPLGDPDTFGSVIRDRLASLGVAGERWASWKDVEAGWIVKLEFTADEIDHDARWSYDLRKHALAPLNSEATTLSQAGELRGGALIPRLRAVLPNEGEPDSSRFDSGAFTFPAPGVDLLGPEVTQPIEPLEQHAPGRANNSIAISAIKRADETPRDLHQTADLLEALRRRRGEREAAGYDEPAPQTDRGDRTGRHEQVEQPTLLDPITPFRVVEESITVIEEFGPPPAAPASGTSTPPPPAPLSSTQEQTPVASGRRKGRAAMPSWDEIVFGARTDDDLA, from the coding sequence ATGCAGGATTTGAAGGTCATCGGGGTCGAGAACGGTGCCATCGTCGCCGTCGGCGACGACGGTGAACGCTTCCGCATCGCCGTCGACGACACGCTTCAGTCGAAGATCCGGCAGGTGCGGCAGCAGGTCTCCGCCGAAGTCCCCAAACTGTCACCGCGCGAGATCCAGGCGCACATCCGCTCCGGCATGTCTGCCGACGATGTCGCCGCGGTCACGGGCGCGCCCCTGGACTATGTCCAGCGCTTCGAGGGACCCATCGTGGCCGAGCGCGAGCACGTCGTCGCGAGCGCCCTCAGCGTCCCGGTCCGCACCGCCGCCGAGGTCGACCCGCTGGGCGACCCCGACACGTTCGGCTCCGTCATCCGCGACCGCCTCGCCTCGCTGGGCGTCGCCGGCGAGCGCTGGGCGAGCTGGAAGGACGTCGAGGCCGGCTGGATCGTGAAGCTCGAGTTCACCGCGGACGAGATCGACCACGACGCCCGCTGGAGCTACGACCTCCGCAAGCACGCGCTCGCCCCGCTCAACTCGGAGGCCACCACGCTCTCCCAGGCCGGCGAGCTGCGCGGCGGCGCCCTCATCCCGCGCCTGCGCGCCGTCCTCCCGAACGAGGGCGAGCCGGACAGCTCCCGCTTCGACAGCGGGGCGTTCACCTTCCCCGCCCCCGGCGTCGACCTGCTCGGCCCGGAGGTCACCCAGCCGATCGAGCCGCTGGAGCAGCACGCTCCCGGCCGCGCCAACAACTCCATCGCGATCTCCGCGATCAAGCGCGCGGACGAGACGCCGCGCGACCTGCACCAGACCGCCGACCTCCTGGAGGCGCTGCGCCGCCGCCGCGGGGAGCGCGAGGCCGCAGGCTACGACGAGCCGGCACCGCAGACCGACCGCGGCGACCGGACCGGCCGCCACGAGCAGGTCGAACAGCCGACGCTCCTCGACCCGATCACGCCGTTCCGGGTCGTCGAGGAGTCGATCACCGTGATCGAGGAGTTCGGCCCGCCGCCCGCGGCGCCCGCCTCCGGCACGTCGACGCCTCCCCCGCCCGCGCCGCTGTCCTCCACGCAGGAGCAGACGCCGGTCGCGTCGGGCCGCCGCAAGGGACGCGCCGCGATGCCGAGCTGGGACGAGATCGTCTTCGGCGCGCGCACGGACGACGACCTGGCCTGA